In Mesotoga sp. Brook.08.105.5.1, a genomic segment contains:
- a CDS encoding SufD family Fe-S cluster assembly protein, with product MEVTTDFVHNNYKMVRPPRREEVSVGDFADRDLLLTADLASPAMSAFISNRYSEYKKLSFPLWKRFKLTGMTLPDISVRHRTKYTDPNAKPMISLSSDEVELLDRLDFEGSDRKLLLLGDICFSEGTMISVPPRKRVSKPYVIPFSRDSRIMNNLFVSGKGSSIKLVIDSTSSGNWLLQNNRFLIKEDSTVEVLYINRMTERGYGFSNNLYFLEKNAKLRVVEASTGNASMAVFHMVLLEGEGAQASVEPLFVARGDTVLDMHYVVKAISRNSEGMISGSGVLLDNGRSVFRGTLDMRKGAKGSKASEHSSVLMLSQKARADTIPSLLVGESEVEASHAATVGSVDEQRVFYLMSRGFSRERAIRFIVQGTFEPVLKEIDKIFPTFTGVVRNEFAKEV from the coding sequence ATGGAAGTAACAACTGATTTCGTTCACAATAATTACAAAATGGTTAGACCACCCAGAAGAGAAGAGGTTTCAGTTGGGGATTTTGCCGATAGAGACTTGCTTCTCACCGCAGATTTGGCTTCGCCTGCGATGTCTGCTTTCATTAGCAACAGGTATTCCGAATACAAGAAACTGTCATTTCCTTTATGGAAGCGGTTTAAGTTAACTGGAATGACCTTGCCTGACATCTCTGTCAGGCATCGCACGAAGTATACAGATCCAAATGCAAAACCCATGATCTCTCTTAGCAGCGACGAAGTAGAACTTCTTGACAGGCTGGATTTTGAAGGTTCTGACAGAAAACTTCTCTTGCTTGGAGACATTTGCTTCTCTGAAGGTACAATGATCTCCGTCCCGCCTCGAAAGAGAGTAAGCAAACCATATGTGATTCCGTTTAGTAGGGACTCAAGAATTATGAACAACCTATTTGTTTCTGGGAAGGGCTCGTCCATAAAGTTAGTCATAGATAGCACGTCTTCAGGTAACTGGCTTCTCCAGAACAACAGGTTTCTTATCAAGGAGGATTCCACTGTGGAGGTCCTTTACATAAATAGAATGACTGAAAGAGGTTATGGGTTTTCGAACAACCTGTACTTTCTGGAGAAGAACGCTAAGCTAAGAGTAGTTGAGGCGAGTACGGGAAATGCCTCAATGGCGGTTTTCCATATGGTTCTCCTCGAAGGTGAAGGTGCGCAAGCATCTGTAGAACCTCTATTCGTTGCTCGCGGAGATACTGTTCTCGATATGCATTATGTGGTGAAAGCAATTTCGCGTAACTCGGAAGGCATGATTTCCGGATCAGGTGTTCTCCTTGACAACGGGAGAAGCGTCTTCAGAGGAACATTGGACATGAGGAAAGGCGCAAAGGGATCAAAAGCAAGTGAACACAGCAGCGTCTTGATGCTCTCTCAAAAAGCTAGAGCAGATACGATACCATCGCTGCTTGTAGGAGAAAGTGAAGTAGAAGCTTCTCATGCAGCGACCGTAGGATCTGTAGATGAACAAAGAGTCTTCTATCTAATGTCAAGAGGGTTTTCCAGAGAACGGGCGATCCGATTCATTGTTCAGGGAACTTTTGAGCCCGTACTCAAAGAGATCGACAAGATCTTTCCTACCTTCACGGGGGTGGTAAGAAATGAATTCGCAAAAGAAGTCTGA
- the sufB gene encoding Fe-S cluster assembly protein SufB — MRKEGLIDSTRFDFSSDSRYRFVSERGFREDLIIDVSKRKSEPEWMLHKRLESLRIFNSSRDPEFGVDTESLDLSRIISYLSPDADKKRSWDDVPEEIRETFDRLGIPEAERESFAGVGAQYDSEIVYQNIRRELEGLGIVFLDMETAVKEHSELVRRYFMKAVPPGDHKYAALHGAVWSGGSFVYVPKGVKVPLPLQAYFRMNVGGSGQFEHTLIIADEGSDLQFIEGCSAPRFNDLNLHVGMVEIFVLNKARVKYSTIQNWSKNTFNLNTKRAIVEEDGTIEWISGSLGSLKTMLYPTSVLKGRGARAEHLGITYAGPGQHMDIGSKVIHLAPETSSLVDARSISAGGGWAFYRGLLEISSRAKNSRSSVRCTALMIDNDSRSDTVPIIEVMNDSAEIGHEARIGRLGEDEIYYLMSRGLSESEAKAMIVRGFMEPVSRQFPVEYAVELNRLIDMEIESSIG; from the coding sequence ATGCGAAAAGAAGGATTAATCGACAGTACAAGGTTCGATTTTAGTTCAGATTCCAGGTACAGGTTTGTTAGCGAAAGAGGATTCAGGGAAGACCTAATAATCGATGTCTCGAAAAGGAAAAGCGAGCCTGAGTGGATGCTTCATAAACGCCTTGAATCTCTGAGAATCTTCAACTCTTCGAGAGATCCTGAGTTTGGAGTTGATACAGAAAGTCTAGACCTAAGCAGGATAATCTCTTATCTAAGTCCCGATGCAGACAAGAAGAGATCATGGGATGATGTGCCTGAGGAGATCAGAGAGACATTCGACAGATTAGGTATTCCAGAGGCAGAGCGGGAATCGTTTGCAGGGGTAGGAGCTCAATATGATTCTGAGATAGTGTATCAGAATATCAGAAGAGAGCTTGAGGGTCTCGGCATTGTCTTTTTGGATATGGAGACGGCTGTTAAAGAGCATTCGGAATTGGTCAGGAGATATTTTATGAAGGCGGTTCCACCTGGCGATCACAAATACGCTGCGCTCCACGGGGCCGTCTGGAGTGGAGGTTCTTTCGTATATGTTCCCAAAGGGGTGAAGGTACCGCTCCCGCTTCAGGCATACTTCAGAATGAATGTGGGGGGCAGCGGACAGTTTGAACACACGCTTATCATTGCTGATGAGGGATCTGATCTTCAGTTCATTGAGGGCTGTTCTGCACCGAGATTCAACGATCTGAACCTCCATGTAGGAATGGTAGAGATATTCGTTCTGAACAAAGCCAGGGTCAAGTACTCGACTATTCAGAACTGGTCGAAGAACACATTCAACCTCAACACCAAGAGAGCGATCGTTGAGGAAGATGGAACAATCGAATGGATATCGGGCTCTCTTGGAAGTCTGAAAACAATGTTGTATCCTACATCCGTTTTGAAGGGAAGAGGTGCAAGAGCCGAGCATCTTGGGATAACTTACGCCGGTCCCGGTCAGCATATGGACATTGGATCCAAAGTGATCCATCTTGCTCCTGAAACCAGTTCACTTGTAGATGCTAGAAGCATAAGTGCGGGTGGAGGCTGGGCCTTCTATAGAGGTCTACTAGAAATATCTTCAAGAGCGAAAAACAGCAGGTCTTCAGTTCGATGTACGGCGCTGATGATAGACAACGATTCGAGATCCGACACAGTTCCGATCATTGAGGTAATGAATGACTCAGCAGAAATCGGCCACGAGGCGAGAATAGGAAGATTAGGGGAGGATGAAATATATTATCTCATGAGCCGTGGTCTGAGCGAATCGGAGGCTAAGGCAATGATTGTTAGGGGATTTATGGAACCCGTATCGCGCCAGTTCCCTGTGGAGTATGCGGTGGAACTCAATAGATTGATAGATATGGAGATTGAAAGCAGTATTGGTTGA